From the genome of Virgibacillus proomii, one region includes:
- the qoxA gene encoding cytochrome aa3 quinol oxidase subunit II: MKLKWAILGALLTMIAVLTGCEPLAVLDPKGPQAQTQADVIWISIAIMSFIVITVFAMLIYMLIKYRASKQPDSYEPPHIEGSAIVEAICVGIPILIVTVLSVISVQSTYKVEATPEVYKDKEPLVIYASSSDWKWHFSYPEENIETVNYLYIPTDRPLEFRLYSHGAITSFWIPQLGGQKYAMSDMITTLHLGADSPGEFMGRNANFSGEGFAENTFNVKAMPQQEFADWVKEVKQTAKPLTEDKFVELLEPGHLGQLTFTGTHLDFMPPPEGHHGGEGTHGSNTDGHSMGQHEKTDEDQTDSSEANRSQTTENHHEGQH, encoded by the coding sequence ATGAAATTAAAATGGGCGATCTTAGGAGCTCTACTTACAATGATAGCTGTGCTGACAGGGTGTGAACCGTTAGCCGTCTTAGATCCAAAAGGACCGCAAGCACAGACACAAGCTGATGTAATATGGATTTCGATAGCGATTATGTCGTTTATCGTTATTACCGTATTTGCAATGTTGATTTACATGCTGATTAAATATCGTGCGTCAAAACAGCCTGACTCATATGAACCGCCGCACATTGAGGGGAGTGCTATTGTAGAGGCAATTTGTGTTGGTATTCCAATTCTTATTGTTACCGTGCTTTCCGTAATTTCAGTCCAAAGTACGTATAAAGTCGAGGCTACTCCAGAGGTTTATAAAGACAAGGAACCTCTAGTTATTTATGCTTCATCATCTGATTGGAAATGGCATTTTAGCTATCCAGAGGAAAATATCGAAACGGTTAACTATTTGTATATTCCAACAGATAGACCACTTGAATTCAGACTATATTCGCATGGAGCTATTACGAGCTTTTGGATTCCGCAACTTGGTGGACAAAAATATGCGATGTCAGATATGATTACTACTTTGCATTTAGGTGCTGATTCTCCAGGAGAATTTATGGGGAGGAATGCAAACTTTAGTGGGGAAGGTTTTGCCGAAAATACATTCAATGTAAAAGCAATGCCACAACAGGAATTTGCCGATTGGGTGAAAGAAGTGAAGCAAACTGCGAAACCACTTACAGAAGATAAATTTGTCGAGTTATTAGAGCCTGGACATTTAGGACAATTAACGTTTACTGGTACGCATTTGGACTTTATGCCGCCTCCTGAAGGACATCATGGAGGGGAAGGCACTCATGGGTCGAACACTGACGGCCACTCCATGGGACAACATGAGAAAACTGATGAAGATCAAACGGATAGTTCTGAAGCCAACCGTTCACAAACAACAGAAAACCATCATGAAGGACAGCACTAA
- a CDS encoding Leu/Phe/Val dehydrogenase: MKQLESSKEVNQDLFQKIADHEQIVFCNDPLTGLKAIIAIHDTTLGPALGGTRMYPYPNFNAALEDVLRLSEGMTAKCAACDVDFGGGKAVIIGDPKTDKSPALFRAFGQLVDSLNGRFYTGTDMGTTMEDFVHAAKETNFISGIPEDFGGSGDSSIPTAQGVIYSLKATNQFLYGSNDISGKVYAIQGLGKVGRKIAETLIEKGAEIYVTDVNERAVNEFLVTAKLLGGFVHTVKPEEIHQVDADVFMPCAIGGVINEQTIPKLKVKAIVGSANNQLAHPEDAYKLYERGILYAPDYIVNAGGLIQVADELYGVNKKRVLLKTKNIYEAIFNLYKEAQAYNITTVEAADRKLKQHMETQQVRNSFYSQNRKPKWNIKT; encoded by the coding sequence ATGAAACAGCTTGAGTCTTCCAAAGAAGTAAATCAGGATTTATTTCAGAAAATAGCGGATCATGAGCAGATAGTTTTTTGTAATGATCCCTTAACTGGATTAAAAGCAATTATTGCTATTCATGATACAACGCTGGGGCCGGCTTTAGGTGGCACCCGCATGTATCCATATCCTAATTTTAATGCCGCGTTAGAAGACGTACTTCGTTTATCAGAAGGCATGACAGCAAAATGCGCAGCCTGTGATGTTGATTTTGGTGGAGGAAAAGCAGTAATCATTGGAGATCCTAAAACAGATAAGTCACCGGCACTGTTTCGAGCATTTGGTCAGTTGGTGGATTCCTTAAACGGCAGATTCTATACCGGTACGGATATGGGGACGACCATGGAGGATTTTGTTCATGCAGCAAAGGAAACGAACTTTATCAGTGGAATTCCTGAAGATTTTGGCGGAAGCGGAGATTCTTCCATACCTACAGCACAAGGAGTAATTTATTCGTTAAAAGCAACGAATCAATTTTTATATGGCAGCAATGACATTAGCGGGAAGGTTTATGCAATACAGGGTTTAGGGAAAGTTGGCAGGAAAATAGCGGAAACTTTAATCGAAAAAGGAGCAGAGATTTATGTAACGGATGTTAACGAAAGGGCAGTTAATGAATTTTTAGTAACAGCAAAGTTATTAGGTGGTTTTGTCCACACAGTAAAGCCAGAGGAAATACATCAGGTGGATGCAGATGTTTTTATGCCATGTGCGATAGGAGGAGTGATTAATGAACAAACGATACCAAAGTTAAAGGTAAAGGCTATTGTTGGTTCTGCAAATAATCAATTAGCCCACCCAGAAGACGCTTATAAATTATATGAAAGGGGAATTTTGTATGCGCCTGACTATATCGTTAATGCTGGCGGTTTAATTCAAGTTGCTGATGAACTCTATGGAGTAAATAAAAAGCGTGTATTACTAAAAACAAAAAATATTTATGAGGCAATATTTAACTTATATAAAGAAGCTCAAGCCTATAACATCACAACGGTGGAAGCAGCAGATCGCAAGCTTAAGCAGCATATGGAAACACAGCAAGTAAGAAATAGTTTCTATAGCCAAAATCGAAAGCCCAAATGGAACATAAAAACGTAA
- a CDS encoding GNAT family N-acetyltransferase, with protein sequence MSRLNFKNIYTAGAVVNESDLYIHYHNPKMLIKYDDNYLEFLKMPTLEQFKEAAAYLHDFHLQRNQYHVKFKFPENKKPVEELIHYFITCNYDYTYLELFAIQPNQFPRVQENSDLTIQLVSEVNFDHYLYTKYQQDSAFGKEFANAQRDAYQQEFQDPSKLQILSYFRGNISGSLDIIIGQNIAEIDGLYVLEAYRNKGIASAMQQFIMNTFPDKTIIVLADGEDTPREMYIKQKYRYLAFQYEVQKVYMNQKATIKQ encoded by the coding sequence ATGAGTAGATTGAACTTTAAAAATATTTATACAGCAGGTGCGGTCGTAAACGAATCAGATTTGTACATCCATTATCATAATCCAAAAATGTTAATAAAGTATGATGATAATTATTTAGAATTTTTAAAAATGCCTACATTAGAACAATTTAAAGAAGCTGCTGCTTATTTGCATGATTTTCACTTACAGCGCAATCAATACCATGTAAAATTTAAGTTTCCAGAAAACAAGAAGCCGGTTGAGGAACTCATTCATTATTTTATAACATGCAATTATGACTATACGTACTTAGAGTTATTCGCAATTCAGCCCAATCAATTTCCCCGTGTCCAAGAAAACTCAGATCTAACCATTCAGCTTGTTTCAGAAGTTAATTTTGATCATTATTTGTATACAAAGTATCAACAAGATAGCGCATTTGGAAAGGAATTTGCAAATGCACAACGTGATGCATATCAACAAGAGTTTCAAGATCCAAGTAAACTGCAAATTTTGTCATATTTCCGGGGAAATATTTCAGGTTCTTTAGACATAATTATTGGTCAAAATATTGCAGAAATTGACGGATTATATGTACTTGAAGCGTATCGTAACAAGGGAATTGCTAGTGCTATGCAACAATTTATTATGAATACATTTCCTGATAAGACGATAATCGTGCTGGCTGATGGAGAAGATACACCGCGGGAGATGTATATTAAACAAAAATACCGTTATTTAGCCTTCCAATACGAAGTTCAAAAGGTATATATGAATCAGAAAGCGACAATAAAACAATAG
- a CDS encoding dihydrolipoyl dehydrogenase family protein, with protein sequence MVVGEFVEKRELIIIGGGPAGYHAAIRAAKLGIQVTLIEQAHLGGTCLNKGCIPSKVFSYTANKLASVEKLSTFGISVGDPLFHIDQLTSYKDKTIQQLRTGVEDLCQANAVEVIQGKANFINETRIGVESDHQFTIFEFEKAIIATGSSPALPDSLKDYSCILTEEDIYMLEKIPEELVIYGNNYLALEAAFSFRTLGAGVTMVLNGSDDFYFDSSINRELKRILKRERIQVYRGYHLEQLTSKGKHISLEFHKNDQQTFLSATHFYIQTKHAPRIEGLGIERLAMDCTEDGFIRIDKKMRTNIPSIFAIGDVTGGKVSAVKAMKQGKVVAEIIAGLASEVDLTMVPTVVHSIPPIAAVGLTEEEAKQLGYQIKTSLFRYSGNGYAMIANEKSGIAKVIKDAKTDLLLGVHTIGASAIELISTGITALELASRDEDLKFPLYPHPSFNEILLEAVEGLTESAIHIKPKPVVHHK encoded by the coding sequence ATGGTAGTAGGGGAATTTGTAGAGAAACGAGAGTTAATTATAATTGGCGGCGGACCTGCAGGGTATCATGCAGCTATTCGTGCAGCTAAATTGGGCATTCAAGTTACTTTAATAGAGCAAGCTCATTTAGGTGGAACTTGTCTAAATAAGGGCTGTATTCCGTCTAAAGTGTTTTCCTATACAGCCAATAAGTTAGCCTCAGTGGAAAAACTTTCGACCTTTGGTATTTCTGTTGGCGATCCTTTATTTCATATAGATCAGCTCACTTCCTATAAAGATAAAACAATTCAGCAGTTACGAACAGGTGTAGAAGATCTCTGCCAAGCAAATGCTGTTGAAGTTATTCAAGGAAAGGCTAACTTTATCAATGAAACTAGAATAGGAGTAGAATCAGATCATCAGTTTACGATATTTGAGTTTGAAAAAGCGATTATTGCTACTGGGAGTTCACCTGCTTTACCAGATTCTCTAAAGGATTATTCTTGTATCCTCACAGAGGAGGATATTTATATGTTAGAAAAGATCCCTGAAGAACTTGTGATTTATGGGAATAATTATCTTGCTTTAGAAGCGGCATTCAGTTTTCGAACGCTTGGAGCAGGAGTAACGATGGTGTTAAATGGTTCGGATGATTTTTACTTTGATTCTTCCATTAATCGAGAATTAAAACGTATATTAAAAAGGGAAAGAATACAAGTGTATCGTGGGTACCACCTTGAACAACTAACATCAAAGGGCAAGCACATTTCACTAGAGTTTCATAAAAATGATCAGCAAACTTTTTTGTCTGCTACTCATTTTTATATCCAAACAAAGCATGCTCCACGTATAGAAGGTTTAGGAATCGAACGATTAGCAATGGATTGTACCGAAGACGGGTTTATAAGGATAGATAAAAAAATGAGAACAAATATTCCTTCAATTTTTGCCATTGGCGATGTAACAGGTGGTAAAGTGTCAGCTGTAAAGGCGATGAAGCAAGGGAAAGTTGTGGCAGAGATCATTGCCGGCTTAGCTAGTGAGGTAGATTTAACGATGGTGCCTACGGTCGTTCATAGTATTCCCCCCATAGCTGCTGTCGGTTTAACAGAAGAAGAAGCAAAACAACTTGGTTATCAAATAAAAACGAGTCTATTCCGATACAGTGGCAACGGTTATGCGATGATTGCCAATGAAAAAAGCGGGATAGCAAAGGTTATTAAAGATGCGAAAACAGATCTTCTATTGGGAGTTCATACCATTGGCGCAAGTGCCATTGAACTTATAAGTACGGGTATAACAGCTTTAGAATTGGCAAGCCGTGATGAAGATTTGAAGTTTCCACTTTATCCACATCCAAGCTTTAATGAAATATTGCTCGAAGCGGTAGAAGGCTTAACGGAAAGCGCCATTCATATAAAACCAAAACCTGTGGTACATCATAAATAA
- a CDS encoding dihydrolipoamide acetyltransferase family protein — protein sequence MIQIKFHDIGEGMHEGEIVRYFVNVGDEVSVDQPLVELQTDKMVAEIPAPSAGTIKSILYQEGEVVTVGTIIMEIETDPPLSTIQVDREIKEEEIASAKAETMASNLPLYNRVLAAPYTRKIAREMGIDIENIDGTGPAGRVLDEDVYRYANSSAIATNEATTEDQEVLNPANVPAETIPFTGIRKQIAQKMTRSVQTIPHVTHYDEVDVTCLLKARTSLKEAGETVSLAAFFVKATVICLKEFPIFNARLDVEKGVIRLLKEYHIGIATHTEAGLMVPVVHHAEHKSIRTIDQQMKELTVKAKAGKLSLQDLKQGTFTVNNVGPLGGSGATPIINYPETGIMTFYKTEKIPVVTADDEISIRSMMNISLTFDHRVVDGAQSIAFANRFIDLIENPTKLLLELM from the coding sequence ATGATACAAATCAAATTTCATGACATTGGTGAAGGGATGCATGAAGGAGAAATAGTTCGCTATTTTGTTAATGTTGGTGATGAAGTATCTGTAGATCAGCCACTGGTAGAACTACAAACAGATAAAATGGTAGCGGAAATACCAGCACCGTCCGCTGGCACTATTAAGTCAATCCTTTATCAAGAGGGAGAGGTTGTAACCGTTGGCACGATAATTATGGAGATAGAAACAGACCCGCCTCTTAGTACTATACAAGTAGATAGAGAAATCAAGGAAGAAGAAATAGCTTCAGCAAAGGCCGAAACAATGGCTTCCAATTTACCTTTATATAATCGTGTGTTAGCAGCGCCTTATACAAGAAAGATTGCTAGAGAGATGGGGATTGATATTGAAAATATCGATGGGACAGGTCCTGCAGGCCGTGTGCTTGACGAGGACGTATATCGTTATGCCAATTCATCAGCGATTGCTACAAATGAAGCAACAACCGAAGATCAAGAGGTTTTAAATCCGGCTAACGTACCAGCAGAAACGATTCCTTTTACTGGTATTCGTAAGCAAATTGCTCAAAAAATGACTCGCTCTGTACAAACTATTCCACATGTTACGCATTATGATGAAGTTGATGTCACCTGCTTGCTGAAAGCAAGAACTTCTTTAAAAGAAGCTGGAGAAACAGTTTCTCTTGCTGCTTTTTTTGTAAAAGCGACGGTTATTTGCTTAAAAGAATTTCCTATTTTTAATGCCAGATTAGATGTGGAAAAGGGCGTGATTCGTTTATTAAAAGAGTATCATATTGGAATTGCTACACATACCGAAGCCGGTTTAATGGTACCAGTTGTGCATCATGCAGAGCATAAATCCATTCGTACAATTGACCAGCAAATGAAGGAGCTTACTGTGAAAGCAAAGGCTGGGAAATTGTCTTTACAAGATCTGAAACAAGGTACATTCACGGTAAATAATGTAGGACCGCTTGGTGGAAGCGGCGCAACACCAATCATTAATTATCCAGAAACGGGCATCATGACTTTTTATAAAACGGAGAAAATACCAGTAGTTACAGCTGATGATGAGATTAGCATTCGTTCAATGATGAATATATCGTTAACCTTTGATCATCGTGTTGTTGACGGAGCACAGTCGATAGCGTTTGCGAATCGGTTCATTGATTTGATTGAAAATCCAACAAAGTTATTACTGGAGTTGATGTAA
- a CDS encoding thioesterase family protein — protein sequence MKAGVQIGESKTMTVEVTKEMIAQFAGEVVHPVYSTASMVYHMEWVSRQLLIPYLEASEEGMGAAVSVKHLAPSGLGTKVKLTATISAVSDRRMTTVVTAENTVGLIGKGEVTQVILPKKVIQEKLLQVND from the coding sequence ATGAAAGCAGGAGTACAAATAGGAGAATCGAAGACAATGACGGTAGAAGTAACAAAGGAGATGATTGCTCAATTTGCTGGAGAAGTTGTTCACCCTGTATATTCTACTGCTTCCATGGTTTATCACATGGAATGGGTATCCAGGCAGTTATTGATTCCTTACTTGGAGGCAAGTGAAGAAGGAATGGGGGCGGCAGTTTCAGTAAAGCATTTAGCTCCTTCTGGCTTAGGGACAAAAGTGAAATTGACAGCAACCATTTCTGCTGTGAGTGATCGCCGAATGACTACTGTTGTAACTGCAGAAAATACGGTCGGATTAATTGGTAAGGGTGAGGTTACACAAGTGATATTGCCTAAAAAGGTAATTCAAGAGAAGCTTTTGCAAGTAAATGACTAA
- the nhaC gene encoding Na+/H+ antiporter NhaC, translating into MYRIKTVQTPPLWETLLITAAIVSIISTSIILFESSPHVPLVISLLLLCIYGIAKGVPYKTLEEGIIEGAKSGMGAVFIFFFIGVLIATWMLGGTIPTLMYSGLELVTPSFYFAVVFIITSVIGIAVGSSLTTVATVGVAFIGISEAVDVSLAITAGAIVSGSFFGDKMSPLSDTTNMASSILKVDLFDHIKNMMGTTIPAFVITLLIFVFISPKLTDANFGKMVEFQNGLIDTGLVSWYNGVIPLVVLIVLSIKKVPAILTLAAGSLAAVIMALFHSTPSLENLFRILMGGFVSETGVEAIDSLLTRGGINGMLFTIGLVLLALSMGGLLFTLGIIPRLLASIEHLLNKVFSVIFASALTAVGINVLIGEQYLSILLTGETYRMSYEKVGLAKKNLARVAEDAGTVINPLVPWSVCGVFITTVLGVPTLEYLPFAFFCLLSPILTLMFGYTGWTLTYEPIKKKKSPSVGATG; encoded by the coding sequence ATGTATCGTATAAAAACTGTGCAAACACCACCACTTTGGGAGACACTTCTAATTACTGCTGCAATTGTAAGTATTATTAGCACGAGTATTATCTTATTTGAGTCATCCCCTCATGTACCACTTGTTATTTCCTTATTATTGCTTTGTATTTATGGAATTGCTAAAGGAGTTCCTTATAAAACGTTAGAAGAGGGAATTATTGAAGGGGCAAAATCGGGAATGGGAGCAGTGTTTATATTTTTCTTTATTGGTGTGTTGATTGCTACATGGATGTTAGGTGGAACGATACCAACATTAATGTACAGTGGGTTGGAGCTTGTCACACCAAGTTTCTATTTTGCAGTAGTATTTATCATTACATCTGTAATCGGGATAGCGGTGGGGAGTTCCTTAACCACGGTTGCAACCGTTGGCGTAGCTTTTATTGGTATTTCTGAGGCAGTCGATGTTTCCTTAGCTATTACCGCCGGAGCTATTGTTTCGGGGTCTTTTTTTGGAGATAAAATGTCCCCATTGTCAGATACAACGAATATGGCTTCATCTATTTTAAAAGTAGATTTATTTGATCACATTAAAAATATGATGGGGACAACCATTCCAGCCTTTGTAATAACCTTACTTATTTTTGTATTTATCTCGCCAAAGTTGACGGACGCTAATTTTGGAAAGATGGTTGAGTTTCAGAACGGGTTAATAGATACTGGTCTTGTTAGTTGGTATAACGGAGTAATTCCGCTTGTGGTTTTAATCGTGCTTTCGATTAAAAAGGTTCCTGCGATTTTAACATTGGCAGCAGGATCCCTGGCTGCGGTTATCATGGCATTATTTCATAGCACTCCATCATTAGAAAATTTATTTCGAATTTTAATGGGAGGATTTGTTTCAGAAACAGGAGTTGAAGCGATTGATTCTCTACTGACAAGAGGAGGTATCAACGGAATGCTATTTACCATTGGATTGGTATTGCTTGCGCTAAGTATGGGAGGGCTACTATTTACCTTAGGTATCATTCCTAGATTATTAGCATCCATTGAACATTTATTAAATAAAGTGTTTTCTGTCATTTTTGCGTCTGCTTTGACTGCTGTTGGAATCAATGTTCTGATTGGTGAGCAATACTTATCCATTTTATTAACAGGTGAGACGTATCGTATGTCGTATGAAAAAGTCGGGTTAGCTAAGAAGAATTTAGCAAGGGTAGCAGAAGATGCAGGAACTGTAATTAATCCACTTGTACCTTGGAGTGTTTGTGGTGTTTTTATTACAACGGTATTAGGTGTTCCGACATTAGAATATTTACCTTTTGCCTTTTTCTGTTTGTTATCCCCAATACTAACGTTAATGTTTGGTTATACTGGATGGACATTAACTTATGAACCTATAAAAAAGAAAAAATCACCGTCTGTAGGAGCAACAGGATAA
- a CDS encoding DUF1648 domain-containing protein, with amino-acid sequence MSESWERPKLKIPKTKSEWIWDGVGYVSFLGTLIFLIAIWKELPSAIPAHFNAAGEITRWGSKRELLILPVMGMFMTLFTQILEKYPESHNYPKRFNESNAAQFYLHSRKMVNRIKNICLLIFSFILFEQVSIALGWWGGSGVWMLPIILIIVFFPIIVGLIQQRKIK; translated from the coding sequence ATGTCTGAATCGTGGGAGCGACCTAAATTAAAGATTCCTAAAACAAAAAGTGAATGGATTTGGGATGGAGTTGGCTATGTAAGTTTTTTGGGAACACTCATTTTTTTAATTGCGATTTGGAAGGAGCTTCCTTCGGCGATACCCGCACATTTTAATGCTGCTGGTGAAATTACACGCTGGGGGAGCAAAAGAGAATTGTTGATCCTACCTGTGATGGGGATGTTTATGACACTTTTTACACAAATACTTGAAAAATATCCAGAGAGCCATAATTATCCGAAGCGTTTTAATGAATCGAATGCAGCACAATTTTATTTGCATAGCAGAAAAATGGTTAATAGGATAAAAAATATTTGTTTACTTATTTTTTCCTTTATCCTATTTGAACAAGTTTCTATCGCATTAGGCTGGTGGGGCGGCTCAGGAGTTTGGATGTTACCAATCATCCTGATTATTGTTTTTTTTCCAATAATAGTTGGACTTATTCAACAAAGAAAGATTAAATAA
- the pdhA gene encoding pyruvate dehydrogenase (acetyl-transferring) E1 component subunit alpha translates to MKDKYPLFQIIDHDGKLLEESYEAELSEEKVKLFYYHMLRIRTYDQKGVALQRQGRIGTYVPFAGQEAAQVGSALALTDDDWMFPTYRDHGASLTFGADLDMMLLHWNGRMEGCLPSKKKQIMPASIPIATHLPHATGAAMAEMYKGTNNAAIAYFGDGATSEGDFHEGLNIASVFKAPVVFFNQNNGFAISLPVEKQMNSETIAQKAEAYGIPGRRVDGMDVFAVHVAVKEALERARAGKGPTLIEAVTIRFGAHTTADDPSKYRDQAEFDRMREKVDPLIRMENYMKYRGMWDTEWQSSILQEIQVEIAEAINHMEAYQKPEIADMFDHVFEKPTWTMEKQKQAVYSLGGKS, encoded by the coding sequence ATGAAAGATAAGTATCCATTATTTCAAATTATTGATCATGATGGAAAATTATTGGAAGAATCATACGAAGCAGAGCTGAGCGAAGAAAAAGTGAAATTATTTTATTATCATATGCTGCGGATTCGTACGTATGACCAGAAGGGGGTAGCCTTACAACGTCAAGGGAGAATAGGAACATATGTGCCATTTGCTGGACAAGAAGCGGCTCAGGTCGGTAGTGCATTAGCATTGACAGATGACGATTGGATGTTTCCAACGTATAGAGATCATGGTGCTTCTCTAACCTTTGGAGCAGATCTTGACATGATGTTATTACATTGGAATGGACGGATGGAAGGGTGTCTACCGTCGAAGAAAAAACAAATTATGCCTGCTTCTATTCCTATTGCTACTCATTTACCCCATGCTACAGGGGCGGCAATGGCAGAAATGTATAAGGGTACTAACAATGCTGCTATTGCTTACTTTGGAGATGGTGCCACATCGGAAGGAGACTTCCATGAAGGATTAAATATTGCAAGTGTATTTAAAGCGCCTGTTGTTTTCTTTAATCAAAATAATGGTTTTGCTATTTCACTTCCTGTTGAAAAGCAAATGAATTCAGAAACGATTGCACAAAAAGCGGAAGCCTATGGTATACCGGGAAGGCGTGTAGACGGGATGGATGTATTCGCTGTACATGTTGCGGTGAAGGAAGCTTTAGAAAGAGCTCGAGCAGGAAAGGGCCCAACACTAATTGAAGCTGTGACTATTAGATTTGGAGCGCATACTACTGCTGATGACCCTTCTAAATATAGAGATCAAGCGGAATTTGATCGTATGCGGGAAAAAGTTGATCCGTTAATTCGTATGGAAAACTATATGAAGTATCGCGGAATGTGGGATACGGAATGGCAGAGCTCAATATTACAGGAGATCCAAGTAGAAATAGCAGAGGCAATTAATCATATGGAAGCATATCAAAAGCCGGAAATAGCGGATATGTTTGATCATGTTTTTGAAAAACCGACATGGACAATGGAAAAGCAAAAACAAGCCGTTTACTCATTGGGAGGGAAAAGCTAA
- a CDS encoding alpha-ketoacid dehydrogenase subunit beta, which produces MPKELEKANGLAKTNSFTMIQAINDALRIALEMDEQALLLGEDIGKNGGVFRATEGLQEIFGEKRVIDTPLSEAGFVGTAVGMALNGLRPIVEIQFLGFIYPAFEQIATHVTRMRTRTFGQYHIPMVIRAPYGAGVRSPEIHSESVEALFVHLPGIKVVCPSTAYDAKGLLLAAIADPDPVLFLEPMRLYRSKRDDVPAHDYHIEIGKGKAVKQGEDVTIFAWGAMMPIVIAAAKQMEEQEITCDVIDLRSLYPLDKGMIADSVQRTGRVVIVHEAHETGGVGSEIISIINETSFLYLKAPIEKVTGFDVPVPLFSLENDYLPTTDRVKQAIQKVYEF; this is translated from the coding sequence ATGCCAAAGGAATTAGAGAAAGCAAATGGTTTAGCAAAAACGAATTCTTTTACAATGATTCAAGCAATTAATGATGCGCTGAGAATAGCTCTGGAAATGGATGAACAAGCACTTTTACTAGGAGAAGATATTGGGAAAAATGGAGGCGTCTTTCGTGCTACAGAAGGGTTACAGGAAATCTTTGGTGAAAAACGGGTGATTGATACTCCATTAAGTGAAGCTGGTTTTGTAGGAACAGCAGTAGGAATGGCATTAAATGGTTTAAGGCCGATCGTGGAAATCCAATTTTTAGGATTTATCTACCCAGCTTTTGAACAAATTGCGACACATGTAACACGTATGCGAACCCGTACATTTGGTCAATACCATATACCGATGGTAATACGAGCTCCATATGGTGCAGGTGTACGATCACCAGAAATTCACTCTGAAAGTGTGGAAGCATTATTTGTTCATTTACCTGGAATAAAAGTGGTTTGTCCGTCTACAGCATATGATGCGAAAGGACTACTCCTCGCGGCGATAGCTGATCCCGACCCAGTATTGTTTTTAGAGCCGATGCGTTTATATCGTAGCAAACGAGATGACGTTCCCGCTCACGATTATCATATTGAGATTGGAAAAGGAAAAGCAGTGAAACAAGGAGAAGATGTGACCATTTTTGCTTGGGGAGCAATGATGCCAATTGTAATTGCCGCTGCTAAGCAAATGGAAGAGCAGGAAATAACTTGTGATGTCATTGATTTACGCAGTTTATATCCATTAGATAAAGGTATGATTGCCGATTCGGTTCAGAGAACGGGGCGTGTCGTCATTGTTCATGAAGCTCATGAAACCGGCGGGGTTGGCAGTGAAATTATTTCGATCATTAATGAAACATCTTTTCTCTATTTAAAGGCACCGATTGAAAAAGTGACAGGATTTGACGTACCAGTTCCGTTATTTTCTTTAGAAAATGACTACCTGCCTACAACCGATCGAGTAAAACAAGCAATTCAGAAAGTATATGAATTTTAG
- a CDS encoding GntR family transcriptional regulator — protein MRIVKQESLHLQAYSILKQGILEGEFRPAERIVESKVANRLGISRGPIREAIRMLIQDGLLTYNNGYVRVYQPTIQDVIDVFQCRESLEALAISLAIHHITDEEKAQLKQNLQATYQAYQQEKTIELGKLDQEFHDIIIDASQNKQLVELLEVIRTKIHYMRICMVKGEFYTSFVREHEQLAQLLVRGSKEEAINLMKKHIKKGLDGVLTHIKKPFSR, from the coding sequence ATGCGAATTGTAAAGCAGGAATCCTTGCATTTACAAGCCTATTCCATTTTAAAACAAGGAATACTAGAGGGGGAATTTAGACCAGCAGAACGAATTGTGGAATCCAAAGTAGCTAATCGGCTGGGAATAAGCAGAGGACCAATAAGAGAAGCTATTCGAATGCTCATTCAAGATGGATTACTAACTTATAATAATGGGTATGTTAGAGTTTATCAGCCAACTATTCAAGATGTTATCGATGTTTTTCAATGTAGAGAAAGTCTCGAAGCATTAGCAATTAGTCTTGCGATTCATCATATAACAGATGAGGAGAAAGCACAATTAAAGCAAAATTTGCAAGCGACTTACCAAGCTTATCAGCAAGAAAAGACAATAGAATTAGGAAAACTTGATCAAGAATTTCATGATATCATTATTGATGCTTCCCAGAACAAACAATTAGTAGAACTATTAGAAGTAATACGTACGAAAATTCATTATATGCGAATATGTATGGTGAAGGGTGAATTTTATACATCCTTCGTAAGGGAGCATGAACAACTAGCACAGCTACTGGTAAGGGGGAGCAAAGAGGAGGCAATTAATTTAATGAAGAAACATATTAAAAAAGGACTAGATGGTGTACTTACGCATATTAAAAAACCATTTTCCAGATAA